In Gadus morhua chromosome 5, gadMor3.0, whole genome shotgun sequence, the genomic stretch CTTTTGCCGACGGCTGCCGCTCCCGCTCTCCCGCCGTTCTCCTTCTCTTTGGCGCTCCCTGAGCTCAGGAAGAGGCTGCACTCGGAGTCCTGGCTCTCCTGTGTCCTTAGCACGGAGCTCTTCTCCTGCTTGCGGTGCTCCGAGAGCGGCCGCTTCGACCTGCTGGCTGCGCCTCGGCCGGGCGACGGGGAGCCCTCGTCGAAGCACTGGTCCAGCAGGAGGCTGTGGAAGACGTCGTCCCCTTCCCGGAAGCTGCTGTAGAGCGGCCCCGCTTTGGACTTACCGGACGGGCCCACGGCGAAGTGGCGCTCGGAGAAGCTGTACGGGGAGGCGCGCCCCGTGAGGTTGTGATAGGAGGACGAGAAGGTGTTCACGTCGTCCACGCTCATCTGCCGCCAGCGGCTGCTCAGCTCGTCCTCCAAGACGTGAACGTCGGCCGCGCGATCTACCCCGCCTCCACgacctccgccgccgccgccgccgcaggcGTGAGCCAACGCCAAGGCGGACCCCATGCTGTGGGAGGAGGTCAGCCGTGGGCTGCTGGAGTGGTACGGCTCGCTGAAGCAGGACGCCGTCCGCGTGTACGCCGGGGAGACGCCCTGCCGCGGGCTCCTCGGCGGCGCCATGTGCTGGATGCTCTGGGACTTGTGAAAGCTAGCGGAGTCCTTCTTGTGGGAGGACAGGCCCTTCACGTGCTCGTactccccgccgccgccgccgtcccgCCAGTCCACGTAGAGGACCTGGTGGGAGGCGGACAGCGTGCCGCTGCCCGCGCGCCCGCAGCCCCCTTCCACCCCGACGACGGCTCCCTTGTCGTCCGACGCGAGGCTGAAGCTGGAGTAGGAGCTGGAGGCGGGCAGGGAGCCCGTGCCGAACTTGTCGCGGGGACGGAAGGCCGGGGACGGGGTCTCCTCCGGGGAGAAGCTGCCCGAGTGGAAGGCCTCTTCGTCGGGGTTGCTGTCGGCCGAGGTCTGGGCGTGGAGCTGGAACAACCGGGTGCCGTTGAGGTCCACGCTCTGGCGTCTCTCGGCGTCCTGCCAGCGCTCGGGGCAGTACAGGGCCGTGTCGCTGCAGTACAGGTCCGAGGTCTTGTACGAGAGGCGACGGTCGAGGCGGGCGGTGCTGCCCGTTCCCGAGTGGAAGTCGCCGTCCGGAATTTGGGGGCTGGGGGAGCGAGTCGCCGGGCAGCTGCTTCCCGGTTCGGGCTTTTCCAGGATTTTCGCGATCACCGAGGTGGGGACGGAGTCGGAATACGGAGACTGACACATGCCGGCAGGCACTCCCCCACCACGG encodes the following:
- the LOC115544191 gene encoding brain-enriched guanylate kinase-associated protein-like isoform X2 translates to MRQKVHKRSVHDHKEDLRKRLSFTTHKLEMVEMEFDSTRQYLETELRRAQEELDKFTDKLRRIQSSYATLQRINQDLEDKMHRTTQHHEEENRVLSREVLVLNNHLMEAKITLEKLRKDNDLYRKDCNLAAQLLQCSTSHHRAHKMSELPLEFQERIGSHFEELGRGGGVPAGMCQSPYSDSVPTSVIAKILEKPEPGSSCPATRSPSPQIPDGDFHSGTGSTARLDRRLSYKTSDLYCSDTALYCPERWQDAERRQSVDLNGTRLFQLHAQTSADSNPDEEAFHSGSFSPEETPSPAFRPRDKFGTGSLPASSSYSSFSLASDDKGAVVGVEGGCGRAGSGTLSASHQVLYVDWRDGGGGGEYEHVKGLSSHKKDSASFHKSQSIQHMAPPRSPRQGVSPAYTRTASCFSEPYHSSSPRLTSSHSMGSALALAHACGGGGGGGRGGGVDRAADVHVLEDELSSRWRQMSVDDVNTFSSSYHNLTGRASPYSFSERHFAVGPSGKSKAGPLYSSFREGDDVFHSLLLDQCFDEGSPSPGRGAASRSKRPLSEHRKQEKSSVLRTQESQDSECSLFLSSGSAKEKENGGRAGAAAVGKSRDYVNLSAHSSPESLRLSSLEASSLQHFPCPRPSSRPRPSSSSALSIGPKLPKKTSPRYQKFGSTGLMRKDSLTKAQLYGTLLN
- the LOC115544191 gene encoding brain-enriched guanylate kinase-associated protein-like isoform X1; the protein is MKKIYIGKTALKSQRNGCKHQKRSSVHDHKEDLRKRLSFTTHKLEMVEMEFDSTRQYLETELRRAQEELDKFTDKLRRIQSSYATLQRINQDLEDKMHRTTQHHEEENRVLSREVLVLNNHLMEAKITLEKLRKDNDLYRKDCNLAAQLLQCSTSHHRAHKMSELPLEFQERIGSHFEELGRGGGVPAGMCQSPYSDSVPTSVIAKILEKPEPGSSCPATRSPSPQIPDGDFHSGTGSTARLDRRLSYKTSDLYCSDTALYCPERWQDAERRQSVDLNGTRLFQLHAQTSADSNPDEEAFHSGSFSPEETPSPAFRPRDKFGTGSLPASSSYSSFSLASDDKGAVVGVEGGCGRAGSGTLSASHQVLYVDWRDGGGGGEYEHVKGLSSHKKDSASFHKSQSIQHMAPPRSPRQGVSPAYTRTASCFSEPYHSSSPRLTSSHSMGSALALAHACGGGGGGGRGGGVDRAADVHVLEDELSSRWRQMSVDDVNTFSSSYHNLTGRASPYSFSERHFAVGPSGKSKAGPLYSSFREGDDVFHSLLLDQCFDEGSPSPGRGAASRSKRPLSEHRKQEKSSVLRTQESQDSECSLFLSSGSAKEKENGGRAGAAAVGKSRDYVNLSAHSSPESLRLSSLEASSLQHFPCPRPSSRPRPSSSSALSIGPKLPKKTSPRYQKFGSTGLMRKDSLTKAQLYGTLLN